TACATAGGACTGGgatgaaatgctgattttttttgaccctttccttaaaaatttctatttttctttccaaaaccaGGTTTCTGCACCTGTCCTGTTGCCAGGGAGTCAGCTGGAGTTTTGTTCTGGACTTCAATGGCAGCAAGACTACacacaatgaaaataataaattcaatctttaaaaaatttaaaactaaaagtGTGAAAAGAGGCAGCATTCTAGCTATGTCCATGTTATATTGTGCTTATGGCCTAGTAAACTACGGCTCTTCtaagcaagaagaaaaggagggCCATTTCAGTATCACTACAGTCTGCAGAAACACAACCCTTGTGCTTTTGGGTGACTTATTGTTAGTTTCAGTGATCTAAGTCACAAAATTAGACAACTGCTGGTGTTAGCTATCCTGGATAATTAAAAACGACAATGAGACTGAAACTCCTGAACAACttacaataaaatgaaaagtgaaattcTTTCTTAAATCAATTAATTATGGACTGCAAATGTGCAGTTAACTTCTGATCTTCGTTGCACTGATGCAAGTCCAAGAGATTCTTCTGAGTTCTGTCGCATGACTGGATTTATACAAAAGCCAGAGATCTGAATTTTCaccaaaaagtgaaaatgtacCTTTAAGGGACCACATTCCAACCTCAATTATGCCGGAATAATCCAGGACTAAGAGTGACGAATAATTCCTGATTTATATCAGTTTAATTGAGATACAGAATTTGTCCAGAAGACTTAAGGGTGCGACATTCAAGCCAGGAGGGCATATATCTATCTGATAAGGTGGACCAAATTCTCCCTACTGTCACACCCATGCCTCTGCAATTGCTCCAGTGGTTCTGCACCAACGAAAGCAGAATAATTTGGCAtggcaatatatttttttcttgtttttgttttaagttttACCATTATTTTCTGCAAGAGCGGTGATCATTTTCTCCTCCCCTTCACTAAATCATTAGTGCCTCTTCGGCCACGTCTTCCCCTCGACCCAAAAGGGAGAgagtgtgagagagagagagagaaaaataactgcaaagaAGAGAGACATCAAAAGGTACAGGATTTCATCCCAGTCCCTCAAACATTCAGAAATTTATGGAATGTACAATTAGAAGtgaacagcagcaaagcagctaATAACATGGACTGGCAAGACCTGTACACGGAGTCGATCCTGTTCTGACAGGGAAGAGGAGGGCTGTGCCTGGACTAATTTTACTTCAACCCGATTTCAGCTGTACCAACAGCAGGCCATTTCACCATTTTATGTCAAAGTGATGCAGCAGCTCTCACTTTTTGCTATAAAAAGACTTTCTTCCAGAGGGCAGTGGCAGGGTATGAGGAGCAATGAGTGGGGATTGGCCAGGAGAGGGAAGATGCATTGGACATCTTGTTtggaaggaggggaagaaatctcctctctctctctcaaatctgcagggaagctgtgggATTTCACCCCAGACACCTTTCCAGGAACGGAATTTCTTTTCACACAAATAGGCAATATCCATCCAGCCTGGTTCAACCATACCTGGTAAAACCTTGATGCAAGGGGTCCAGGCAACTTTGAAGTTATTTAGAGCCCTGTGGGAACAGCACTTTTTTGTAGGCCATTTCtgacaaaaaaatatatatacaactaaaattatttgtgaacaacaacaaggaaaaaaaagtaaaataaaaaagcacttaattattttgttttgtttcttttactcAAAGGTCGTCTAACAACCCCCTTTTTTCCTGTACAATAAGGACTTCacatacaaatttttttttatttttgcaatattttatcctgccaaattaaaaaaatatattatggcagcctgtttgtttgtttttatttttatttccaaattcaCTAACAAAAAGGTACATTAAATCCCTTTAAAAGGACAAGCGTACAGTTAAAAAATTACAAGCTTCAGTAAAAATACAGCAAGTGCCTACATCATATGAATCAACCAATATCAATATCCATTccagaaggggaagggaaggggaaaaggggagaaaaaaagagaaaaataggtACAGGTCAGAAacgtgatttttttttctgcaaagcaaTAACAATATTAAGCACTTTTTTCTACATACTTTTTCTACATGGTGTAGCAATCACCTTTTAATCCCCGAATACAAGATTCTatacatttttgaaataaaaattcaacacccaaggcagaaaaaaatttactaaAACTCAAGACTTTACAGTTACAGTGACAAGAACAAATTTATAGACCCACCATTTAAATTTTACTGCaacattttcaaggaaaaaagattttttttttctttctggttttgtaaaATGCCCAGGCATTCTCCATTATTACAAATACTGGTCCACTTTTACAGTAATcaagaaattttaatatatataatatatactaaaACCCCGtcaccaaaagaaaacaatatacACATGGCCATTatggcatttttttaataacctaTTAAgcaaactttgaaaaaaaaaaagattgctcaaacacacatacacacaatttcttttttacccTTGTATGTATTCAATACTGTAAACGTATTTTAAGACAGAGTGCActaaatttaacttttaaaaaaaaattagccgTTGTTCctgaattgttttttctcattcaaTGATAGCAACTTGTAATTTGTGTCATTTGAGTTTTAATTCAGCAGTAAATCATTTCCATTCCATTTCCTAAGCAGCGttgtcctgaaaaaaaaaaaaggctgagaatAATTCAGCTAATGTATGTCCGAAGTTGTGCTGGGTATACATCTTCATTTGATTGGGTCTTATGGCATTTTCATGTCCACTATCTTCAaccagtaatttttattttttttaagtaaatgtggctcttttttttttctaaagaatgtacttttcttgttttactttttttttttaaaagtctttccatttcacaaaaacattttgcatttgtcTCAAGAGACTCAAATAGGAAGATCAGTTTTCAAGGCACTCACGTCAAATTGAATGGCAGTAGAAAAACTGtccaataaattatttttatttatttttctttatagtgCCAGTATTGTGAATGCCATGCTTAGCAACACTGACACTTAATCTCAGCTGTTCCTTTACAGTTTAACCCACCTTTGGGCCAAGTAGAATATGATGTAATTTCTTGTTGAGAAGCCATTTTTCTCTTAACCACAAACAAAAGATTTAAAGTGCGGGTCAACATAATTAAAATCTCTAACCATAATTGTCTACTGTTTGCTAATATTAGttgaaaaaggcttttaaaaatttggaatttgaaAGTAGAGCAggtgcatttttctttgctttaatttttctctgtcatAATGCTTTTATCTGAATACAATTCCATTCTGTTCCTAATTAAGTTGGAAAAAATCTTACCAacttcagcaggagcagaatcTTGCCAAGACAGGTAAATcaagcagaatttatttttcccttctttataATAACATCACTGTACAGCATCTAAGATAGTTCTAATATTTCTATTCATAAACCAAATGCCTGAGTTGAGGCTTTTCATCGAGAAATTCACACTTTCCTACCTTTTAGTAATCAACTACAGCAAATATGTACTAAAGTAGATGTCCTAAATTCAAATTTATGATTTTGtggtttcaaaaaaaaaaattatggcaTTTGGCTCCTCTGAGgtttgaaaataatattaaaatgctCAAGATGTACTTTTATTGTCTCTTGGAAGAGTCacaggaggggaagagggagggaaaaacacTCCAGAAAGTGACAAACTGGCATCATTATGTTGCCATAGCTTTTAACAAGAAGAAACTATCCTATAGTAATGCACAATTAAGAATGTTTCTGGGTTTTGAGTGTAGCAGCCTTCTGCATCTGTCTTTTTTGTTGCCATAACTTTAGTGCTGAAATTCATCTAGAAAAGGCCTCTATCTTCAGCGACATTGTCAGTGCTACGTATTTGATCcaatttcaaaagaaagtgCTAATTTTAAAGATTGTTATCCGCTGtacaattttgttttccctaatCTTCAAGGTTATctaaggggaaagaaaaaaaggaaggaaggaaggaaggaaggaaggaaggaaggaaggaaggaaggaaggaaggaaggaaggaaggaaggaaggaaggaaggaaggaaggaaggaaggaaggaaggaaggaaggaaggaaggaaaagaaagaaagaaagaaagaaaagaaagaaagaaagaaagaaagaaaagaaaagaaagaaagaaagaaaagaaagaaagaaagaagaaagaaaagaaagaaagaaagaaagaaagaaagaaagaaagaaaagaaaagaaagaaaaaaaagaaaaaaagaaagaaagaaagaaagaaagaaagaaagaaagaaagaaagaaagaaagaaagaaagaaagaaggaaaaaacaaaaaagaaaaaagagagatttcagTTCAAATGCTGGCTTCCTCACAAGAAATTACACACACTTAGCTTAAATTTCAACAAAGCAGCGGCccaaaaattataattttaaaagatatgtTTCTCTCCTACAATGCAAGTAATCTCAGGCTACAACTGggtaaaattaaaaagggatacccaacaaaatttttaaagaaatttaaacagaaagaataaaaaaagtacCTGCACATgccaaaaaattacaaaaacccaataaatacagaaattattgcACAGTTAAAAGGCTCCACAATTTTTACTGCCTTAATCAACCCTCGGGTTTAATAGAACTTTGTAGACACAGGTTATATTTAAGTGCCAAAGTCTGGCACCTTACCATAGTTATGCTAAGTTATGTTTACGGAGGCAAGTTAGGTCATCTTTTCTCAGTTGACAATAGTTAAACTGTACAAATAAAATGTTACCTAGACCCCTGAAATTTAACCTAGCGGaggtgggggtggggaggggatgggggggggtGAGGGGGGCCTTAGCTTCTTTCTGCCTGCTCAATTTTGACGTCATTTGTCAGCAAATGTTCTCCATGCCACTTTTTCATGTGTTTCTCCAGGGTGCTGTAAACACTGAAGGGCATCTGGCAAATGTCGCAGCGGTAGACCTCCTTCCCTATCTGGCCATGCGTTTTCATATGGCGCGTCAGCTTACTGCTCTGGGCACATGCATAGTTGCAGAGCTCGCATTTGTAAGGCCGCTCTCCAGTGTGGCTCCGACGGTGAACCGTCAAATTGCTGCAGTTCTTAAAGACCTTGCCACAGTACTCACATGTATCGCTCCTGCGTCCTTCCTTCGAGCTGGGTCGCCCGGGGCCGGGTCCGCTGATGTGGGGGGTGCTGCCTCCGCTGGCCGTGCCGCTGCGCCCTGAGAGCCCCCCGTCCAGCATGTCCCCCGGCGGAGTGGAGAAACGCAGGCTCCCGTTCTCCGATGAGTGCTCGGAGGAGGTCGCGAAGGGGGATTGTCGGGAGTCTGTGAATCCGAGGAACGGATCCTTCATGAAGTGCCGCGATGCTGCATACCCTACCAGCCACTGGGAGTAAACGTTTTCGGAAGGTATTATCGTTGCTGGTGGCAAGTCCAAATCTTTCTCTACCTTTATTCTTTTAGAGGAATTGTTTAAACTGGGGCTCGTGATAGGTGTTGGCTTGCGGGGGAACAAGTTTGGGAAGGGTTCACCCGGGCCAAAGTTTCTTCCATTGACCGTACCTTCCTCAGTGCGGTCCAGCTCTCCTACCACTGAGTCTTCGTCACCCGGATCTCTCTGACAGAGGTCTCGAGGACACAAGTCTCGCTGGTCAGAGGACCTTTTCATGAAGCTACTCCTCTTCTGCTTCTCAGCTAACATGTCGTTATATTGCTGAATGGCACCTAGACTTACATTCTCAATGACTTTTCCCAGGACGAGGGATTTCTCATCTGGCAGCGACTTGGAGCCGTTTTCTCGGTTACGACTCAGCTCTGAGTCCATACTAAAGCTCGACTCTGGTCGGCTCTCATTTTcaagctcctcttcctcctcctcctcctcttcctcttcttcgTTGTCATGGCCGAGGGAAGGATCGCTCTCATTCCTGAAATCTGCCTCACTGGATTTCAGTCCCTCTCCAGTGAGCTCACTTGTGCCTGGCTCAGGGGAACTAGTGGTGGACAGTCCATCATCTGACCTTCCCGTCATGGAGCCAGCTTTATGCATATGCGTTTTCATGTGGCGTTTTAGCTTGCTGGCCTGGGAGCAAGCATGGTCACAGAGCTGACACTTGTagggtttttctcctgtgtgACTGCGCCGGTGCACAATAAGATTACTCTGGAACTTGAatgttttcccacaaaattcacAGGACTTGCTCTTGGCCTGAGGCTGGGGAGGCGTAGTGCTGCTGGGGGGCATGGGGGGCAGTGGCGGGGTGCTCAAAAAAGGTGATTTAGGGCTCGGCTGGAAAGGATTCAACAGACGATGCATAGGGTTGGTGCGACTGGGTGAGACTGGCGGAGGGGTGGAACTGTTTCCTGCCAGCTCTCGAAGCCTTCTGGAGAAATCCATCGCTGGGGACTCAATTGCCATGGGGTTTAAACGCATAACTCTGTCAAAGGCACTGGGATGCTGGGCAACTAACCCCATTTCTTCGGCACTAAGGCGATGTGGATCCAGATGATGACGAGGCGGTGGGCTGAACAGCGGAGGCGTGTTTGGGAGCCGACCCTCACCAAAGCCAGGGTGTTCACGCAGGATGGGTCCTGTCATGCGCAAAAGGTTGAAAGGGTTGTTGTCTCCAAGAAAATTCATCAGCGGGGACTGTGCAACAGTCTCCGGTcccagaggaggagggatggtGATGCGTGGAGTAAGGGAACTGTTTGAAGGGCTTGTTTCCAGGTAGATGCGGAATCCATGTGTGTTCTGGGCATGCTGAAGCAAGAACCAAGCGCTATTAAAAGGCTGCTTGCATGTTGTGCAAATATAGCTTGAAGGCTCATCTTTAcctataaaagaaaaaacagaaagaacacttaaaaaataatacagcGGAGAACATTTAAATACAGTTGGCATTCACTTTATTTTGTTAACACACTTCCTCCTTGGCATTTCTGAAAGAAGGATTTAATTGCAACGTATTGACTGATATAAATTGTTGAACAGCACATTTACTCACCGCACTTATTCACTTAACATGTATGACAAATATCACACATACGCATTTGTGCTATATACGTTTACATCCTCTAATTTGCAAATAAAACCTTCTTTTATTATGTGTAAGGATCCAAATCCTTTCATGTGTTTATTCCACAAAAAGGAATTTGTTTCAAGGGATTTATGACTACAgacaaaaaccaagaaaaatgtgGTGTGGTAGGTTTTACAAGGCACCTGTAAGGACCTTCAGTGTCATTTTCACTTTCTCATTTTATATACTTCATGCATCAGTCTCCTGAGATCTTGCTGAATTTAATTTATACATGCTTAAGTCATGCCAgcacttccatttttaaaatattatgtaGCTATTTAGCCACAAAAGTCCTATTCAAGTCAACAGGAGCTTGGAAAACATACCCTTGCATAAACCACTTTGACGTTCTTTTTGCCAAAACACCAAGAAGCCACTCAAATGAAACATCCAGTAATCAAAGCCGACAGCACAGTTGCAATTAACAGTAACAAATGTCGGGCCATGCTTGAACCGGGTCCCAAGAATTTctgagcctgagcctgccctCCAATGCAGAAATGCTCACCAGAGCCAAAAACactgttctgtttgcttttctagCCTCTTGGAACAACTGCATAAAGGTGGAAAGCATTCCTTTAACCTTGATTCAGCTTTACATAAAGGACAGGTGTGGACAAGTCTGCATCACAGTCATAATTTTGCTAGCTAGAAAATTCCTGTCCTGGGCACAATGTAAACTATGTGGTATCTGCAAAAAGcacttccctccctgcccccctccTTTTTTCAATGCCTCTTCAAGACTCTGATAAATTCATAAATATGTGTCAACTTGAAAATCATGATCcaggatttgttttgttgtttgtttttaaatgagtgGGAGGTTTCCTGAAAAAAACTGACCATTTtggaaaatcaaaaattaattccttacttgcttgtttgtttatgATAGCACATGTCTTGTCTAGGAATGGCCACATTGAACATAAAGGCACCAAACTTCCTGAAAGCTCAATACTTGAACCAAGCTTCCTTTCTGTCCCATGATGGACCCAGGACACAAGCAATGCCTGATTCCACCCCTCCACGGGAGCTCAAATCCAGAGCTGAGCTAACAGACACTTTCTAGAAGGGGCTCTGCCATTCCCAAAAGCCTGTTACATGAGCTTGAAAATTAAAGTgtttataaagaaaacagaaacatatTATCAAAACTACCTTGTAAAGAGGAATGACTCATAGcagaccaaaaaaatcccaaaaaacaaaaaacaaacatttgaaCTTGGGCACATCAAGAGAAGCTGATTCAATTCCCCTCTTCTGGCTGTTACAGGAATGACTGCTGCTAGCAAAACCTACAAAACCTTAGACAAGGAGGCTAGAAGATTATCTGCCTACTTATCAGCCTGTCAGGTTATTTAATCTTATCAACAAAAATGCATCCATAACAGCATAAAGGAAAAAGCACATATCAGATTGAGACATATTTACAAAGGTAGGTGATAAATGTGGTGCAAATATTCATGCACTTATTGATTTAGCAGGGCTATTGCTGTGGATAGCAGCTTCAAACCCTGATTTCACTGAAGCTGTCTCCTCACAGCCAATAAAAAATGTTCACAATACAGTAGACATTTCTGCCTGGCTGATGTGGCCCCCACGCCCTGGCCCCACACTCTGTGTCTGTATGGGCCAGACACAGTTGCTTTGATTAATTTCTAACAATCactatggggaaaaaaccaagtTTGGGAACTGCCCTTGGCTTGGAAAAAAGTGCCTGTAACTGCTATTGACATTAATGAAAGCCACATACAAACATGGAAAGAAACTGATACATTATCATTTAAAAATCTACACAGCACTGAAGCAGTTAGGAAGTTTTATGTCAGCTTTGTAGCCAAAGCAACTGTAAATGCTCCCATTAttacttcaaatatttaaatttctctttcttacaGAAATATTATGAAAATGTCTAGACCTTTAACTTTTCTTGCACAGCAACATGTGTAGTATAAAAAGTGACAGAAATCACTGAAGCAGACTAAAGTATATAACATACTCTGTCAAAAGCTTTTTTGAACAATATGTTTTACCTCAGCTCACCCTAGAATAGATTTTAATAAAGCCCCTTCCGAAGTGTGATCTAATAGCAAATGAAGTGCAGCATCTTACAAGGTCATATATCTTCAAATTAAAGAGTGCTCTGCACCCTTCACCTTCACTTTATCCACTCTAATTAATCGATTTATTACCCACAGCTGTtcaattctttcatttttaaagtcaCAGCATGCactctttttttgttgtggcctttttttctttaaaaaaataaagtgcctGAGTGTCTGTGTATGTGCATGCATTCTCTTTGCTTAGCTCAAGAACTGACAGGGGGAAGAAAGCAGCTGTGTATTAGGCGACAACAACAGCAACATGTTTACTTCAGAAGAGGCACATACGTAAGAAGGAAAATCCCTGAGCAGGATGAGGATCAAGGCCAACCTAAAACTGAAAtggctgattaaaaaaattaccctCAAAATGGCAGCTGGCTGGATGCTTGCTATTACATGTTACATGGAACTAagatattttggtttgttttgcacTCCAAAACTTCACCTCCATGAAATTCAAGAGGGGAAAGTAAGTCCCCAcctttttagttttctttcaaaatgacaaaattaGTGCTACTAGTGATCTAAGATTTATATGCTAGCAGCCATAGGCCTTCTCtcccttgtttgttttgtttagctTTTATGTTCCTTAGGGCTCCTCTTCAGGAGACCTCAGCACAACAGCAAAATTGACTGTAGGCTACCCAGCTACTAATCTCTGACTGATTCATGAATGTTCATATATGcatacctatatatatatatatatatatcttacaGCCCTCAAAGACTCTCCCCAGACtccccctttaaaaaaatagaaaaaaattaattaccatATTATCACTTTTGGTTATCTTGCCTAAAAGTTGCCCTGAGCAGTGTAGATCCTCACTTTTAAGAACAGAACAATGTCAAAAACTCTTTGAAGATTCACTCCAAACATTTTTATGTTCAAAAActtgctaaatattttaaacatgcCCAGAAACAGCCATGTATTGCTCAAGAATGAGCCTTATATTTAATAAGGCACCTACACTATAAAAGTGTTTGTTATAAGGCTATTTTTGATGTATAGCTATCTTAATCCCTTGCCACCTGCACTGAAGTCTGCCTAAATACCCACTTTATGACAACTACCTATATAGTCTTTGCCATATGCAGTCTTTATCACTTCAGCATGTGCTTCACTTTGAGCATGTGAGTAATCAACATCAGTGAAACTTAAGCATAGGCTGAAGTGCTCTGTTGGATAGTGATGAAATTATTCATGTGCTTAGAGTCAAACACAAGCCAAGACTTCATTAATACTGTTCAATGAATTGCACATGGTTTCAATCCGACTGTCTGTAACTAGGCTTGAATTTCGGGGCTAAGGGCTGaagtataatttatttttacagtagTTCGTAGATATGTGTATGTACAGAGATGAGACATCCAGGTCACAGCTCCTGAGCAATCAATTGTAACTTCCAGGTTACAGTAAAGCCAAACAAATCCTGCCAGTTTAGACATGACAGAGGTTTGTAGGGCTGAATCTTACTAAGACCTATTGAAATGGTATTTCAGTTATTCAGAAATATCATTTAAAGGCTAGGAAAGATTGTGAAATTAAAGAATGAGAGGACTGGGATAAACCCTAAGGTTTGGCCTCATCCAATTCCTGACCCAAAGGATgatagagtcatagaatggtttggattggaagggacctcaaagttaatccagttccagcccttcggtcatgggcagggacatctttcactagaccaggttgctcagactTCCATCCAGcctagccttgaacacttccagggatgagacaTTTGTaacttctctgggtaacctgttcctgtgccttGCCAATCTCagagtaaagatttttttcctaatatcctaTCTAAAACTACTTTCTTTTAGTTCCCTCTTTGTCCTGTCACCACATGTCCATATCTATGAATCTATTCATATCTATGCCAGCTGCTCCAATATCCTGCTTCAAAGGCCACCAAATGGAGAGCCTACAATCTTTTTAAAGTCTACCTCATTCGTTCTCTCCTTTACCATCATTAAGATTCCCCAAGTGCCTAATCTAAATCTTTCTTCCTGCAATTTAAGATCTTAATATTTTGTCCTACCCAGATGTACAtgcaaaacacaggaaacaAGTTAGTCTGCACCTCACAGTTATCATCCAACCCAAGGATTTGCAGCTGAACCGCCTTGTGTCTTTTAGCATCCCCTTCTCCCAATTTGATTTGGAAATGTTGAGGGAGAATTCACTTTGTATTGGAGCAGTCAGTGGCCATGTTGACTATTTTCAgtatgaaaaagaaagctgtcTTTCTGATTCAAATTGCTGAGTTCAACTCCCAGCAATTAGATCTTGTTGTATTTTTGCCTGGGAGATTAAAAATCTCTCTAATACTTTCTCCTAAACCAGGTCATTATAAACTTTGAACTTATTGAACACTGTTGCCTTTTCTGCATATTATGACAAAAAATGGtcttttccagaaatattaaaatgcgTTCCCTCGATCAGTGCATGACAGATTATGTTCCATTCAAAATGTCAATGCAATAAGgagcctttttctctttcatgaaCAGCTCTAAACAAATCTGAATTCAGACCCCGCCTCCCAAATTCTGCCCTTACAGAAGACAGTGAGAAAACACAGGTCAGAACAAGACTAGACTGGGTCTGTAGACATCCACCCCACTGCACCAGTCAGCCTGAATCCCTGACTTATCTGTCCCCTGCAGTCTGACTTGTATCCTTTAGTGATATGCAGATCTTCCTTGCCCAGTAGGTGCATAACTTTATATGTACCCTGAATGCCAAGCGCCTTTACTCTGGAGAtaaaaatttccctcaaaatatCCTCAGTTATTCTGGATACCATCAAACAATAATCAGTGTGAGATAAGAACTGTTGagaattcattattttctgctgagCTACAGTGACATCCAGTGCCTTATGAATCCTCCCCTCAGCATGCCTGAATAATTCCATTAGCAGTAACAGGGAATGAACTCCCCCTCGTTTTCATCACCCACCCATAACCCTGCCAGGACTGCAGGGAAGACGTGCAGCCAGGTCCATATAACCACTGCCATTCCTTACCTCTAGCAGTACTTTCCAGATAATGTTTCTGGTTCCATTTTACAAAGTTacaacagcagcaataaaaatgttaagGAATTTTAATGTTGGTTTACTGCACCTTTAGAAGTTCAGGAAAAGTAGAAACTTGCAAGCTTTAAAGAAAGAACACCTTTTATTGTAGCACTCAGGAACACACATGTATCAGGTTCCTACAATCTTTCCTCCAGTATTACTCTCTTCTCCACCACTTGATTTTTAATGAACATTTAAATAATTACTCCATGCTATTATGATGGTTACCCTAATAATACCAATAAAGGTAGCATGGATGCTCCATAAAAAACACACCTTGAAttgaattattattaaattaaaatgccaTAATTGAGAACACAATTTTAACA
The DNA window shown above is from Camarhynchus parvulus chromosome 5, STF_HiC, whole genome shotgun sequence and carries:
- the BCL11B gene encoding B-cell lymphoma/leukemia 11B isoform X4, yielding MSRRKQGNPQHLSQREIITPEADHVEPALADEDESLAIADPGGISIAAGGTDPDLLTCGQCQMNFPLGDILVFIEHKRKQCNGTGGVCYEKSMDKSSPPPSSRAELRKVSEPVEIGIQVTPDEEDRLLTPTKGICPKQENIAGKDEPSSYICTTCKQPFNSAWFLLQHAQNTHGFRIYLETSPSNSSLTPRITIPPPLGPETVAQSPLMNFLGDNNPFNLLRMTGPILREHPGFGEGRLPNTPPLFSPPPRHHLDPHRLSAEEMGLVAQHPSAFDRVMRLNPMAIESPAMDFSRRLRELAGNSSTPPPVSPSRTNPMHRLLNPFQPSPKSPFLSTPPLPPMPPSSTTPPQPQAKSKSCEFCGKTFKFQSNLIVHRRSHTGEKPYKCQLCDHACSQASKLKRHMKTHMHKAGSMTGRSDDGLSTTSSPEPGTSELTGEGLKSSEADFRNESDPSLGHDNEEEEEEEEEEEELENESRPESSFSMDSELSRNRENGSKSLPDEKSLVLGKVIENVSLGAIQQYNDMLAEKQKRSSFMKRSSDQRDLCPRDLCQRDPGDEDSVVGELDRTEEGTVNGRNFGPGEPFPNLFPRKPTPITSPSLNNSSKRIKVEKDLDLPPATIIPSENVYSQWLVGYAASRHFMKDPFLGFTDSRQSPFATSSEHSSENGSLRFSTPPGDMLDGGLSGRSGTASGGSTPHISGPGPGRPSSKEGRRSDTCEYCGKVFKNCSNLTVHRRSHTGERPYKCELCNYACAQSSKLTRHMKTHGQIGKEVYRCDICQMPFSVYSTLEKHMKKWHGEHLLTNDVKIEQAERS
- the BCL11B gene encoding B-cell lymphoma/leukemia 11B isoform X3, producing the protein MNFPLGDILVFIEHKRKQCNGTGGVCYEKSMDKSSPPPSSRAELRKVSEPVEIGIQVTPDEEDRLLTPTKGICPKQENIAGPSRPANLPGAPIAASSHPHTSVITSPLRALASLPPCLSLPCCGARAVSVGGTQTEIQTETSGTFGCHCQLSGKDEPSSYICTTCKQPFNSAWFLLQHAQNTHGFRIYLETSPSNSSLTPRITIPPPLGPETVAQSPLMNFLGDNNPFNLLRMTGPILREHPGFGEGRLPNTPPLFSPPPRHHLDPHRLSAEEMGLVAQHPSAFDRVMRLNPMAIESPAMDFSRRLRELAGNSSTPPPVSPSRTNPMHRLLNPFQPSPKSPFLSTPPLPPMPPSSTTPPQPQAKSKSCEFCGKTFKFQSNLIVHRRSHTGEKPYKCQLCDHACSQASKLKRHMKTHMHKAGSMTGRSDDGLSTTSSPEPGTSELTGEGLKSSEADFRNESDPSLGHDNEEEEEEEEEEEELENESRPESSFSMDSELSRNRENGSKSLPDEKSLVLGKVIENVSLGAIQQYNDMLAEKQKRSSFMKRSSDQRDLCPRDLCQRDPGDEDSVVGELDRTEEGTVNGRNFGPGEPFPNLFPRKPTPITSPSLNNSSKRIKVEKDLDLPPATIIPSENVYSQWLVGYAASRHFMKDPFLGFTDSRQSPFATSSEHSSENGSLRFSTPPGDMLDGGLSGRSGTASGGSTPHISGPGPGRPSSKEGRRSDTCEYCGKVFKNCSNLTVHRRSHTGERPYKCELCNYACAQSSKLTRHMKTHGQIGKEVYRCDICQMPFSVYSTLEKHMKKWHGEHLLTNDVKIEQAERS